ctattttagaGGGTGCATAGATCAGCTTCTGATGGTTTTCTTATGGTTAACTTGAcctctttttatcttttcttttttcattttaaaataaaataaatgacgaGATTGTCAAAACCTTTGCCCTCTCACAGTCTGTCTACTTTATAAtctttttacatgttttaatctctctctctctctctctctggtctcaaactccctttttttttctttttttttttcatttatgtaTCTGTTCCTGGGTTGCAAATGTGTTTTTGGTATTCTAATGTAGGTTGTTTCTTGGTGGCAGCGTGATCGAGCTGCTTGGTTGATGCGTCCGAAGGATTGTTTTGTTGATACTGTTGCTGAGAATCTATTGGATCGCTTGGAGGTAGTAATaagtatatttattatttagatGGTTTCCATGTTCTTCAGCGTTACTGAAGGGTTGGATGGCTTCTACACCCAGAGTGTTGCAATCATTGTTATTACAATCGTGCCCCTGTAGGTGCTTTCTAATATTGTTGTTATCATTGGTGTGGAACttgtttttgaataagaaatgaaaatagacttgaaaaattattttagtagCTCTAAGTTGCGAAAGAAAGATGGAGGGTTGATTTTAAAACCTTCATGGAAGAAGAGGCTATagactaatttttcattttgctcCATAGAggcccctttttctttttcttttttgttgtcatCTTGTCGATATCATCATCTTTGTAATTATTAACAAGCAATCAGTTCAAAGATTAAGATATTAGAGTTGTGTGATAACTTATTTGAAACACACCCCAAATTTGAATGTTAAAACCCACTGCAATGACACATTACAGAGAAGTAGGGTCTTAACATTGTGAGGTGCTCAGCTTTTTGTGTAACCAATTTGTACACCTTGTGTTGGAACAGTTAGCTCTTGTATTCAAATATTGAGGCCTGCCTAGAAGATAGGCAAATATTTACTGAATACAACTTCTTCACTCTTTGATCCTTTAGAATTGTGGTTCAATATATTTGCCTCTTCTTGGGTTTCAAGCTCTTTGGAAtgcattttgttttcctttttctgttttttaggAGATTTCCATCCACctcttcctccttttttttttttttttatttctcctGTTTCCAGTAAGTTTTTATCCCACAATGCTGATATGGCATTCTCAAGCAATCCTTTGAGtagtctttgttaaaaaaatccATGGTTGATTGGAACTTTCACGTCAACATTGTAAGATAggtgtgagataaaaatgtagtttctagcattactctttattatATTGTTGGTAGTTGTCAACCAACacgcaaaaaagaaaaaagatattctTTAGTTCATTTGAATCCCATGGAATTATTTATACTGAATATTGTCCCCAACAAAATTGAGACTTGAACATCTACtcataaatcatgtgatcatgACCACTTTCATCCTTTTTTTAGTTACTTTTAATTTCTCTCATAAACCATGAAATCATAGtcattttatgttattttttgctttttgggcaAAATCATGGTTagtttcatcttctttttagtacttttttcttttaattcactACTTTCTTGAGGTTTCTTCTCAATGAAGCTTAATGTTTGAcatatattttatgatttttttcattaaaattaatttgtgGATGCAATCTATTTTTTAGCCTAGAtgctattaaattttgaattatttttgaaactgttatatatatttgaagttgCAATCATCTTCTCTAGTATCTCAGATGCATTGTGTAAAAACGAAACTGTGCCAAAataattgtttcatttttaatcTCGCTTTAATTATCTCATATATTACTTACATtctataatttaaataaagcatTTTTTGTATGAGCATTTGAAGATTTAGTCATAAAtcaattgttagaatatatatatatatattacgccTGGCCCCCCTAGATAAATATCTTGGTTCTCTACCTGGTAGTAACCAATGGCAACTTCACTTACAAAGTTTGAGTGTTTACTATTTATCATTCAAAAGAGTCTTAAATGTCTGAAGACCGTAAACCTTTAGAATTGTTTCCTCTTTAGGTTTACGCTAGCCATGTGTTTGCCTTTTGCAGGATTGTAAAAAAGCATTTCCCACAGCATTATGTTTGGGTGGTTCATTGGAAGCTATCAGGCGTTTGTTACGTGGTCGTGGTAAACATTTAACAGTATCTTTTTTTCCCTTCCAACCATGCATCTAGCTTTTTCTTACAGTTTGCCGAGCTATTATTAATCTGCAATCagtataaattaaagaatttatttGGGTTTGAATTAGGAAGAACCAGGATAGCATGATTTAATACTTTGGATTTGAGGGAACTGTGGGAATTAGAATTTGCATGAAGGCCACCCTTTTTAGATTTAATgcggtgattttttttttttttttgggttgtccATTGAGGAAGATGCTACACATACAATTAGAGTTAGGTGGTCAGTTGTCTTTAAATTGATAGTTACTGCAATGTTGTATTTCATTTACCTGCCTTTCCCCCCCTCtaatatgttatttttgtctATGATATGGTACCTCTATAGATTGTAATATCACAAACGCTTTCCATGATGCCAGGTGCCATTGAAAAGCTCATCATGATGGAtacatcatatgacatggtaaaATTTTGTAAGGAGGATGCTGAGAAAGACGTGCATAATGAAAACATTGAAACGTCCTTTATAGTTGGCGATGAGGAGTTTTTGCCTATCAAAGAGAGGTGTGCATGTACATTGACAGTTCCTTTTATAGGTTCATGTGAAATCACTATACTAGGTAATTCTCATTTATTTACGTACTCTCAATTTGTGGTTTGAAGCTCTCTAGATCTGGTAATAAGTTGCTTGGGGCTCCACTGGACAAATGATCTTCCAGGAGCCATGATACAGGTTTGTAATCTTAGATTCCGTTTTGGTTGTCTTTTATACAACAAATTCAATAGAATTAGAAAAAGAGACagaaacttaattaattaaatggaaaaGTTGCATGGGAACAAATGTGTAatctttgtattttattttctgtgttGTTAGACGCACAAAGGGCAAGTACGTATATAAAAAAGTGCATGGTTATAGAAAGAATAAACACTGGAAATGTCAAATGCTACCAGTTGGTACTTCATCtttattctttcaaatttatgaTTACAAATATCGAACATTATTAAGCACATGCTATTATTTCagtgtatatatgtgtgtgtccGTGTGGCAATGTCTAAGACATGTTTATCTTTGTCAGTGTAGATTAGCGTTGAAGCCGGATGGCCTGTTTTTAGCAGCTATCCTCGGTGGAGAAACCTTAAAGTTGCCTATTCCTTTGCATTTACTTGTTTATTTACTTATGCCCATACAGATGCAGGAAATGCCTAGTTGATTTTTCTAATTGCTCATACTTGTGACTAGGGAGCTGAGAATAGCATGCACTGTGGCACAAATGGAGCGTGAAGGAGGCATCAGTCCACGAATATCACCTTTGGCACAAGTATGTTTTGTTGAAGAATTCAGCTCAATTTCTTTATTGAAAAACTTATTTtcatttatgatttttaaatgAATTCAAGCAGTAATATTTTTGCATGATTGATGTATTTTAATATGTTCAGCATTCTTGCACTTATGGTTTTAACGTCCTCTAGTCAATGAGATTATATTTATGTATATTagtagttaaaagttaaaatgaaATAGAAGTTAAAATTATTGCATTGCATGTTTTGGTTCtcaaattaactaaattaagCACTTgtactctaattttttattttgttcatgTTAATTTGAAAGTACTTGAGATTATATTTATGCATATTGGTAGCCAAAAGTTAAAATGAAGTAGAAGTTAAAATTATTGCACTGCATGTTTTGGTTCtcaaattaactaaattaagCACTTgcactctaatttttttttattttgttcatgGTAATTTGAAAGTACTTGAGGAATAAGCATCAACAATAAGCCCTATTGGACATTGTGAACCAATTAACAGATTTTTTGCTCATCTTGTTTAGGTGCGGGATGCAGGGAATCTTTTGACTAGGGCAGGCTTCACCCTTCCTGGTGTTGATGTTGATGAATATGTTGTTAAATATCCAAGTGGTAAGCAGTTTCCTATCTGCATGCGATATTTGTTTAGCATATATTGGCACCCGTACAGCTTGTTGCATGAGTAGAACAACAATGAGTTGCTTGTTTACTAATTCAGTACTCTTCCTACTTTGTTCACCAAAATACCCTTTATTGTGTAT
This window of the Corylus avellana chromosome ca5, CavTom2PMs-1.0 genome carries:
- the LOC132180250 gene encoding putative methyltransferase At1g22800, mitochondrial isoform X1; its protein translation is MLRAFSQYQRSSLSLWRRSRNEPYRIFSSGSFCTDTTTNTTDEFQSSKLQIFDRHLKRKQRDRAAWLMRPKDCFVDTVAENLLDRLEDCKKAFPTALCLGGSLEAIRRLLRGRGAIEKLIMMDTSYDMVKFCKEDAEKDVHNENIETSFIVGDEEFLPIKESSLDLVISCLGLHWTNDLPGAMIQCRLALKPDGLFLAAILGGETLKELRIACTVAQMEREGGISPRISPLAQVRDAGNLLTRAGFTLPGVDVDEYVVKYPSAMELIEHLRAMGETNALLQRNAILKRETALATAAIYDSMFAAEDGTIPATFQVIYMTGWREHSSQQKAKRRGSATVSFQDIQQQFGSES
- the LOC132180250 gene encoding putative methyltransferase At1g22800, mitochondrial isoform X2 — encoded protein: MLRAFSQYQRSSLSLWRRSRNEPYRIFSSGSFCTDTTTNTTDEFQSSKLQIFDRHLKRKQRDRAAWLMRPKDCFVDTVAENLLDRLEDCKKAFPTALCLGGSLEAIRRLLRGRGAIEKLIMMDTSYDMVKFCKEDAEKDVHNENIETSFIVGDEEFLPIKESSLDLVISCLGLHWTNDLPGAMIQISVEAGWPVFSSYPRELRIACTVAQMEREGGISPRISPLAQVRDAGNLLTRAGFTLPGVDVDEYVVKYPSAMELIEHLRAMGETNALLQRNAILKRETALATAAIYDSMFAAEDGTIPATFQVIYMTGWREHSSQQKAKRRGSATVSFQDIQQQFGSES